A genome region from Gigantopelta aegis isolate Gae_Host chromosome 3, Gae_host_genome, whole genome shotgun sequence includes the following:
- the LOC121368479 gene encoding uncharacterized protein LOC121368479: MLSELSAGNKQRMNTIKHELKLKLKEIETQRKRTMEVIDSETKLLSIELAQAKPQAVSFPEQPILRQSSVPYLTSNQQTLTSRFRQRTPVSRSADEFIPYGRSNSDLIHTNNASNAETIAYYSRGTGAGQDINRFYPKRVNQYTSEYRRKVSELNASRHHGDNVYSGKTTLLTPGLNQYLRVHSSTLNSGVPLDPRSNKNARRSSESHPLTPGVASSKDGISPNGDEYGTNWVLDDDQRAKTASGITCRKSSSILLPSLDAPSRNYQSRDERAPKSLCIGRTRNVTDQNDLTPRPPSCRGYNLKNLTALHGLMQRSNAFKTDDFDKRE; this comes from the exons ATGCTTTCGGAACTCTCCGCAGGTAACAAGCAGCGCATGAACACGATCAAACATGAGCTGAAGCTGAAGCTAAAAGAGATAGAAACCCAAAGGAAGCGGACGATGGAAGTCATAGACAGCGAAACAAAGCTGCTTTCTATTGAACTAGCACAAGCTAAACCACAAGCTGTGAGCTTCCCAGAACAGCCCATACTACGTCAGAGCTCTGTGCCCTATCTGACATCCAACCAACAGACTCTAACGAGTAGGTTCCGCCAAAGGACACCTGTCTCTAGATCTGCCGATGAATTTATTCCGTATGGAAGGTCCAATTCCGATTTGATCCACACAAATAACGCATCAAATGCAGAAACAATTGCGTATTATTCTCGTGGTACGGGCGCTGGCCAGGATATTAACAGGTTCTACCCTAAACGAGTAAACCAATACACAAGCGAATATCGGCGAAAGGTTTCCGAATTAAACGCATCACGACATCATGGTGATAATGTTTATTCAGGAAAGACAACTCTTCTGACCCCTGGGCTGAATCAGTATCTGCGCGTGCATTCGAGCACTCTGAACAGTGGCGTGCCACTTGACCCCAGATCCAACAAGAATGCACGGCGAAGCAGCGAATCCCACCCACTGACGCCTGGCGTTGCTTCGTCCAAGGATGGGATCTCCCCAAATGGCGACGAATATGGGACAAATTGG GTACTTGACGACGATCAAAGAGCTAAAACAGCTTCTGGTATAACTTGCCGGAAGTCATCAAGTATATTGCTTCCGTCACTGGATGCGCCGTCTCGTAATTACCAGTCACGTGACGAGAGAGCCCCGAAGTCGTTGTGTATCGGACGAACTCGTAACGTGACGGACCAGAATGACCTGACCCCGAGACCTCCCAGCTGCCGAGGTTACAACCTGAAGAACCTCACTGCCCTTCACGGGCTGATGCAGCGGTCAAACGCGTTTAAAACAGACGATTTTGACAAAAGGGAATGA